In Neisseriaceae bacterium CLB008, one genomic interval encodes:
- a CDS encoding murein hydrolase activator EnvC: MALGASSMLLAAPDDSPEALKETQAAIEAAQKAIIERQEAKKTIQKSLTETAAQIKQHQSEYERLNQQHQLKWAEAKALQESLNILRLKAQHNRAQLSRLLNAYYKNRYPEAVILLLNNDDPNKKGRNLRYMQYLVDADKTVIHELRQQQQQIAVQQAEVNAELKKLESLVSSKNQVLGKLKDQGSSANSASQKIDADIKAQTAHIQELRGNERRLNNIITALAQKKAAQARAKALAEQAAKKAAAEREAQAKKQAEAQAKKQAEAQKKADAKKLSDASVVEPKPNAVAKEKPAVVIEKPVSKPAEPAVAKVESFARQQGQVQLPVSGKITGRYGTPKPSGGNWKGVFINTAPQGVATVAGGEVAYANDLQGYGQTVIVDHGNNYLSVYTGLSQISVSVGQQLTARQRIGVSGQLPSGETGLYFEIRYLSQAINPLTWAK, from the coding sequence ATGGCGCTTGGCGCCAGCAGCATGCTGCTGGCTGCGCCTGATGATAGTCCGGAAGCGCTGAAAGAAACCCAAGCCGCCATTGAAGCGGCCCAAAAAGCGATCATCGAACGGCAAGAAGCAAAAAAAACCATCCAAAAAAGCCTGACCGAAACCGCCGCCCAGATCAAACAACATCAGAGCGAATACGAGCGGCTGAATCAGCAACACCAACTCAAATGGGCCGAAGCCAAAGCCCTACAAGAATCCTTGAATATCTTAAGGCTCAAAGCTCAACACAATCGCGCCCAACTGTCGCGATTGCTCAACGCTTATTATAAAAATCGCTATCCCGAAGCAGTCATCCTGCTACTGAATAACGACGATCCAAACAAAAAAGGCCGCAACCTACGCTATATGCAATACCTCGTGGATGCCGACAAAACCGTCATCCATGAATTGCGCCAGCAGCAACAACAAATTGCGGTACAGCAAGCTGAAGTAAACGCCGAGTTAAAAAAACTAGAGTCCTTGGTCAGCAGCAAAAACCAAGTACTGGGCAAGCTCAAAGATCAAGGCAGCAGCGCCAACAGCGCCAGCCAAAAAATTGACGCCGACATCAAGGCCCAAACCGCTCACATCCAAGAGCTGCGCGGCAATGAGCGCCGTCTCAACAACATCATCACAGCCCTTGCCCAGAAAAAAGCGGCACAAGCGCGCGCTAAAGCGCTGGCCGAGCAGGCGGCCAAAAAGGCCGCCGCCGAACGTGAGGCACAGGCCAAAAAGCAGGCCGAAGCACAAGCCAAAAAACAGGCTGAGGCACAAAAAAAAGCCGACGCCAAGAAACTGTCAGACGCTTCCGTAGTCGAACCTAAACCCAACGCTGTAGCCAAAGAAAAGCCGGCGGTTGTGATTGAAAAACCGGTGAGCAAGCCAGCCGAACCGGCTGTCGCCAAAGTAGAATCCTTTGCCCGCCAACAAGGCCAAGTTCAATTGCCCGTATCCGGCAAAATTACGGGCCGCTACGGAACACCTAAACCATCTGGCGGCAACTGGAAAGGCGTGTTCATCAACACCGCCCCTCAAGGCGTAGCCACGGTAGCTGGCGGTGAAGTTGCCTACGCTAACGACCTACAAGGCTATGGCCAAACGGTGATTGTTGACCACGGTAATAATTATTTGAGCGTGTATACCGGCTTAAGCCAGATTTCAGTCAGCGTTGGCCAGCAGCTCACCGCCCGCCAGCGCATTGGCGTAAGCGGTCAGTTGCCTAGTGGCGAAACCGGCCTATACTTTGAAATCAGGTACTTAAGCCAGGCCATCAACCCGCTAACCTGGGCAAAATAG
- a CDS encoding S41 family peptidase, translating to MSYPTVKKIALYCVGALTGIGLSVSLQAHANQASDTNLPVQDLRTFAEVYGRIKAEYVEEKPDSKLIEDAIKGMASSLDPHSEYMDTKGYLDLQENTSGEFGGLGLEVGAENGLVRVISPIEGAPAEKAGIKSGDLIVKIDDTNVQGLSLSEAVKLMRGKPGTKIKLTLSRTDYQQPLVIELTRAIIKTQSVRSKLLESGYGYVRIAQFQDPTTANLVAALNSLRTENKGPLKGLVLDLRDDPGGILNGAVGVSAVFLPQDALVVSTKGRGEEVKMTLKARPQDYLSQASQKDPLVGLPAEAKDMPIVVLTNSGTASASEIVAGALQDHKRAVIVGTQSFGKGSVQTVLPLSNGGGLKITTALYYTPNNHSIQARGIVPDVLVKDKDRLLEMREADLTGHISNPNGDTEVKGKLSLSDEERAELEKKKADLEAEAKKAEAEKTAAAEKNAKPATKTPDVDPRDPNPSKDAQLARAIDLIKDPEQWQKSIGLAVNKPGKDDLKKAKDKEKAKK from the coding sequence ATGTCTTACCCTACTGTTAAAAAAATTGCTTTATATTGCGTGGGCGCCTTAACCGGCATCGGCCTAAGCGTCAGCTTACAGGCTCATGCCAATCAAGCCAGCGACACCAACCTGCCGGTACAAGACCTAAGAACCTTTGCTGAGGTTTACGGCCGCATTAAAGCCGAATACGTAGAAGAAAAGCCGGACAGCAAATTGATCGAAGACGCGATCAAAGGCATGGCTTCCAGCCTCGACCCTCACTCCGAATACATGGACACTAAGGGCTATCTTGACCTGCAGGAAAACACCAGCGGCGAATTTGGCGGCCTTGGCCTTGAGGTCGGTGCTGAAAATGGCTTGGTGCGCGTGATTTCCCCCATCGAAGGCGCACCGGCGGAAAAGGCCGGCATTAAAAGCGGCGACCTAATCGTGAAAATCGACGACACCAACGTACAAGGCCTCAGCCTGTCTGAAGCGGTGAAGCTGATGCGCGGCAAACCAGGCACGAAAATCAAGCTGACTCTGTCACGCACCGATTATCAGCAGCCTTTGGTCATTGAGCTGACGCGTGCCATCATCAAAACCCAAAGCGTACGCAGCAAGCTTTTAGAAAGCGGCTACGGCTACGTGCGCATTGCCCAATTCCAAGACCCAACCACCGCCAACCTGGTGGCGGCGCTTAACAGCCTGCGCACCGAAAATAAAGGCCCGCTCAAAGGCCTGGTTTTAGACTTACGTGACGATCCGGGCGGCATCCTAAACGGTGCTGTGGGCGTATCGGCCGTCTTTTTACCGCAAGATGCCTTAGTCGTCAGCACCAAAGGCCGCGGCGAAGAAGTCAAAATGACGCTGAAAGCACGGCCGCAAGACTACCTCAGCCAAGCGTCTCAAAAAGACCCATTGGTTGGCCTACCGGCAGAAGCCAAAGACATGCCGATCGTGGTATTAACCAACTCTGGCACGGCCTCTGCATCTGAAATCGTGGCTGGTGCCCTACAAGACCACAAGCGTGCCGTCATCGTCGGCACCCAAAGCTTCGGTAAAGGCTCGGTACAAACCGTTCTGCCGCTAAGCAACGGCGGCGGCTTGAAAATCACCACGGCGCTTTACTACACCCCGAACAACCATTCGATTCAGGCGCGTGGCATTGTGCCCGACGTTTTAGTGAAAGATAAAGACCGCTTACTCGAAATGCGTGAAGCCGACCTAACTGGCCACATCTCTAACCCTAACGGTGACACCGAAGTCAAAGGCAAGCTGTCATTGAGCGATGAAGAACGCGCCGAATTAGAGAAGAAAAAAGCCGACCTAGAGGCTGAGGCCAAAAAAGCCGAAGCCGAAAAAACAGCTGCTGCAGAAAAGAACGCCAAGCCAGCGACCAAAACGCCAGACGTTGACCCTCGCGACCCTAACCCCAGCAAAGATGCGCAGCTAGCCCGCGCCATCGATCTGATTAAGGATCCAGAGCAATGGCAAAAATCCATTGGCCTTGCCGTCAACAAACCTGGCAAAGACGACCTTAAGAAGGCCAAGGACAAAGAAAAGGCCAAGAAATAA
- the ylqF gene encoding ribosome biogenesis GTPase YlqF, whose product MAIQWFPGHMHKAKKAIAERMKTTDVVIEVLDARLPGSSANPLLENLSERRPKLKILNKQDLADPVRTEAWLAHYNNQSKTQAIALDASEKATQKLIKACRDLVPNRGGIDKPLRVLICGIPNVGKSTLINSMMGKRSAKTGNEPGITKQEQRIFLADDFWLFDTPGMLWPKIIVEEGGYNLAASGAVGRNALDEEEVSLELLDYLRQNYPEQIVARFKLDVGAEEYADWHDNDWFDAIARKRGALLSGGRVDYQKVAEIILTDYRAGLMGRVTLETPEEWMRWLEVAKEKEALLREERAAKKAAR is encoded by the coding sequence ATGGCAATACAATGGTTTCCAGGGCACATGCATAAGGCAAAAAAAGCCATTGCAGAGCGGATGAAGACAACCGATGTGGTGATTGAAGTGTTGGATGCCCGTTTGCCGGGCTCCAGCGCTAACCCGCTGTTGGAGAATCTGTCTGAACGTCGCCCTAAGTTGAAGATTTTGAATAAGCAAGACTTGGCTGATCCCGTGCGTACCGAGGCATGGTTGGCGCATTACAATAATCAGAGCAAAACCCAGGCCATCGCTTTAGACGCTTCCGAAAAAGCCACCCAGAAGCTGATTAAGGCCTGCCGAGACCTCGTGCCTAATCGCGGCGGCATCGATAAGCCACTGCGGGTTTTGATTTGCGGCATTCCCAACGTGGGTAAGTCGACATTGATCAACAGCATGATGGGCAAGCGCAGCGCCAAAACCGGTAACGAGCCGGGCATCACCAAGCAAGAACAGCGCATTTTCTTGGCCGATGACTTTTGGCTGTTTGACACGCCAGGCATGCTGTGGCCAAAGATCATCGTTGAAGAAGGGGGCTATAACCTGGCCGCCAGCGGCGCCGTTGGCCGCAATGCCTTGGACGAGGAAGAAGTATCGCTGGAGCTGCTGGATTATCTGCGCCAAAACTACCCTGAACAAATAGTGGCTCGCTTTAAGCTGGACGTGGGCGCTGAAGAGTACGCCGACTGGCACGATAATGATTGGTTTGATGCCATTGCGCGTAAGCGTGGGGCCTTACTCAGTGGTGGCCGTGTAGATTATCAAAAGGTGGCCGAAATCATCTTGACCGACTATCGTGCTGGCCTGATGGGACGTGTGACTTTAGAAACGCCAGAAGAGTGGATGCGTTGGCTAGAGGTCGCTAAAGAAAAAGAAGCGCTGTTGCGTGAAGAGCGCGCGGCCAAAAAGGCGGCTCGATAG
- a CDS encoding DUF3820 family protein, which translates to MERADLLKLVRWKMPYGKYSGLLLCDLPEHYVAFMVRSALPDGQLGGLILLLNEIQINGLMDLLKPLREQS; encoded by the coding sequence ATGGAACGTGCTGATTTATTAAAATTAGTGCGCTGGAAGATGCCTTATGGCAAATACAGTGGCTTACTGCTGTGTGATCTGCCCGAGCACTATGTGGCCTTTATGGTCCGATCCGCCTTGCCTGATGGACAGCTGGGTGGGTTAATATTATTGTTAAATGAAATACAAATCAACGGTTTGATGGATTTACTCAAGCCGTTAAGAGAGCAGAGTTAA
- the rapZ gene encoding RNase adapter RapZ, whose protein sequence is MRLVLVSGLSGSGKSVVLKLLEDLGFFCVDNLPLSLVGDLISLHQENGAKRLAVSVDTRSGHSFECLPATIASLKEKGVAVDLLFLEASKDILVQRFSETRRRHPLARADRTLDEAIDIEIEAMAEVRNLAHRIDTSTMSTPLLKHFVTEWLLKEHTMIHLVFESFGFKYGLPLNADFVFDMRSLPNPHYEREIREFNGLDAPIIDYFKDKQAVWAMIDDVEAFIRKWLPSMQSENRSYVTVGIGCTGGKHRSVFISEELKKRFADVSAQVRHRQLNHEMKRR, encoded by the coding sequence ATGAGGCTGGTTTTAGTTAGTGGGTTATCTGGTTCGGGCAAGTCGGTGGTGCTTAAGTTGTTGGAAGACTTAGGCTTTTTTTGTGTCGATAATTTACCCTTAAGCTTGGTCGGCGATTTGATCAGCCTGCACCAAGAAAACGGCGCCAAACGTCTTGCCGTCAGCGTGGACACACGTTCTGGCCATTCGTTTGAGTGTTTGCCAGCCACCATCGCCAGCTTAAAGGAAAAGGGCGTGGCGGTGGATCTCTTGTTCTTAGAGGCGAGTAAGGACATATTGGTGCAGCGCTTCTCAGAAACCCGCCGCCGTCATCCTTTGGCGCGGGCGGATCGAACCTTGGATGAGGCCATCGACATCGAGATCGAAGCCATGGCTGAAGTGCGTAATTTGGCCCACCGTATCGATACCAGCACCATGAGTACGCCGCTTTTGAAGCACTTTGTGACCGAATGGCTGCTGAAAGAGCACACCATGATTCACTTAGTGTTTGAGTCTTTTGGGTTCAAGTATGGATTACCATTGAACGCCGATTTTGTGTTCGACATGCGTAGCCTGCCTAACCCGCACTATGAGCGCGAGATCCGAGAGTTTAATGGCTTGGACGCGCCCATCATTGACTACTTTAAGGACAAGCAGGCAGTCTGGGCCATGATTGATGATGTAGAGGCCTTTATCCGCAAATGGTTGCCCAGTATGCAGTCGGAAAATCGCAGTTATGTGACGGTGGGCATTGGCTGTACCGGCGGCAAGCACCGTTCGGTGTTCATCAGTGAAGAATTGAAAAAGCGTTTTGCCGACGTGTCGGCACAGGTACGGCATCGTCAGCTGAATCATGAAATGAAACGTCGTTAA
- the hprK gene encoding HPr(Ser) kinase/phosphatase, with the protein MPSISVRQLYEDNHVKLKLAWTTGMIGADNLIGLDVDRPSMALVGHLNFIHPNKVQVLGVAEVEYLNHLESSKVQASLDDLFNRSIPLVIVANDLTVPYMLRDYCHKHNVPLMTSMLESPYLMDVLRIYLQRCLAASTILHGVFLDVFEVGVLLVGQSGLGKSELALELISRGHGLVADDAVEIYRIAPEALEGRCPKVLKDFLEVRGLGILNIRAMFGETAVRPKKMLKLIINLVHADDAYMKSLDRLSIQTETQDILHVHIRKVTLPVAAGRNLAVLVEAAVRNYILQLRGVDSTQEFIDRHTTLLRESEHDDEAGFS; encoded by the coding sequence ATGCCCAGTATCAGCGTCCGCCAGCTTTATGAAGACAACCACGTCAAACTAAAATTGGCTTGGACCACGGGCATGATTGGGGCCGATAACCTTATCGGCCTAGACGTTGATCGCCCTAGTATGGCCTTAGTTGGCCATTTGAACTTTATTCATCCGAATAAAGTACAGGTGTTAGGCGTCGCCGAGGTGGAGTACTTAAACCATCTTGAATCCAGTAAGGTACAGGCATCGCTCGATGACTTGTTCAACCGCAGCATTCCCTTGGTGATTGTGGCCAATGATTTGACTGTGCCCTATATGTTGCGCGACTACTGCCACAAGCACAATGTACCGCTCATGACCTCGATGTTGGAAAGCCCATATTTAATGGACGTGTTGCGGATTTATTTGCAACGTTGTCTAGCGGCGTCGACCATTTTACATGGCGTATTCTTGGATGTATTTGAGGTGGGCGTGCTGCTGGTAGGGCAATCGGGCCTGGGTAAGAGTGAGTTGGCGCTAGAGTTGATTTCGCGCGGCCACGGCCTCGTGGCGGATGATGCGGTAGAAATTTATCGGATTGCGCCAGAAGCCTTAGAAGGGCGTTGCCCTAAAGTGCTGAAGGATTTTCTGGAAGTGCGCGGCTTGGGTATTTTAAACATTCGCGCCATGTTCGGTGAAACAGCGGTTCGGCCCAAAAAAATGCTCAAATTAATCATTAATTTGGTGCATGCCGACGATGCTTACATGAAAAGCTTAGACCGGCTTAGCATTCAAACCGAAACCCAAGACATTCTGCACGTGCACATTCGCAAGGTGACCTTGCCAGTGGCGGCGGGGCGCAACCTGGCGGTTTTGGTTGAGGCCGCGGTACGAAACTACATTTTACAGCTGCGTGGCGTAGACAGCACGCAAGAATTTATTGATCGACACACGACGCTATTGCGTGAAAGTGAGCATGATGATGAGGCTGGTTTTAGTTAG
- the ptsN gene encoding PTS IIA-like nitrogen regulatory protein PtsN yields MSLIGNILPLDHIILDLDVSSKKRIFEQVGLLVENKIGVARSEVFECLFAREKLGSTGLGQGVAIPHGRTQGLKEAIGVFVRVKEPVPFDAPDGQPVNLLFILLVPEEATDVHLQVLSELAQKFSSKEIRERLLNAKDPQAVKLVFAE; encoded by the coding sequence ATGAGCCTAATTGGCAATATTTTACCTCTTGATCACATCATTCTTGATTTGGACGTGAGCAGTAAAAAACGCATTTTTGAACAAGTGGGTTTGCTGGTCGAAAATAAAATCGGCGTGGCCCGTAGTGAAGTGTTTGAATGCTTGTTTGCACGAGAGAAGTTGGGTTCAACCGGATTAGGGCAGGGCGTGGCGATTCCTCATGGCCGCACGCAAGGCTTAAAAGAAGCCATCGGCGTGTTTGTACGTGTGAAAGAGCCTGTGCCGTTTGATGCACCTGATGGCCAGCCGGTTAATTTATTGTTTATTTTGTTGGTGCCTGAAGAGGCTACCGACGTACACCTTCAAGTGTTGTCAGAGCTGGCGCAGAAGTTTTCCTCTAAAGAGATTCGCGAGCGTCTATTGAATGCCAAAGACCCACAAGCGGTCAAACTGGTGTTTGCAGAGTAA
- the ubiA gene encoding 4-hydroxybenzoate octaprenyltransferase, protein MTVHTLKDIWATTKDRLDVYGQLMRVEKPIGTLLLLWPTYWALWIASKGNPDWVLVLMFTLGTFFMRSAGCVANDLFDRDIDGAVERTKNRPFALGRVSKTEAVLLIVILCLLAALCLLPMNRLTWLMSLPALFLAITYPLTKRFFPMPQLYLGLAFTFGVPMAFTAQMGEWPPVGAWVIFAAGVFWTLAYDTIYALVDKPDDIHLNITSTALTWGRYDVVGIMMCHAVFTGLMALVGYLLNATWPYWVALALVVVHQGYQYTQIKDRDRTKCFKQFLQNNQVGMLLFAGLVFHYLVV, encoded by the coding sequence ATGACCGTGCACACATTAAAAGACATTTGGGCGACCACTAAGGATCGCCTAGATGTATATGGACAACTGATGCGGGTGGAGAAGCCCATCGGCACGCTGTTGCTCTTGTGGCCCACTTATTGGGCGCTGTGGATTGCCAGTAAGGGCAACCCTGATTGGGTGTTGGTGCTGATGTTTACCCTGGGCACTTTCTTTATGCGCAGCGCCGGTTGCGTGGCCAACGACTTATTTGACCGCGATATTGACGGCGCCGTCGAGCGCACCAAAAACCGCCCCTTTGCCCTTGGGCGCGTCAGTAAAACAGAGGCGGTGCTGCTGATCGTGATTTTGTGCCTGCTGGCGGCCTTATGCTTATTGCCAATGAACCGTTTGACTTGGCTAATGAGCCTGCCGGCGCTTTTCTTGGCGATTACCTATCCGCTCACCAAGCGTTTCTTTCCGATGCCGCAGCTGTATTTGGGCTTGGCCTTTACCTTTGGGGTACCGATGGCGTTTACCGCCCAAATGGGCGAGTGGCCGCCTGTTGGCGCGTGGGTGATCTTTGCCGCCGGCGTGTTTTGGACTTTGGCCTACGACACCATTTATGCCTTGGTTGATAAGCCAGACGATATTCACCTCAATATTACCAGCACGGCGCTGACCTGGGGTCGTTACGACGTGGTCGGCATCATGATGTGCCACGCCGTGTTTACTGGCTTGATGGCGTTGGTGGGCTATTTATTGAACGCAACATGGCCATATTGGGTGGCCTTGGCTTTAGTGGTGGTGCATCAAGGCTATCAATACACCCAAATTAAAGACCGCGATCGCACTAAGTGCTTTAAGCAGTTTTTGCAAAACAATCAGGTTGGCATGCTGTTGTTTGCCGGTTTGGTGTTTCATTACCTCGTGGTTTGA
- a CDS encoding chorismate lyase — translation MSELWQVNSLTAALKALSPDFSVTVLKLDDTQAYADEGLFGAADALFCREVTLSLAGKAVVWARSVCRRDSQHWLPILDCGTQPLGHRLFDGSLPIRRSAFEYALVPVAHPMLPEALAAGLSGVEMGARRSTFWWEGEALLLTECFLPAIEEYL, via the coding sequence TTGTCAGAATTATGGCAAGTTAACTCATTGACTGCGGCCCTTAAGGCGCTGTCGCCTGATTTTAGTGTGACCGTATTAAAGCTGGATGACACCCAAGCCTACGCAGATGAGGGCCTTTTTGGCGCAGCAGATGCGCTGTTTTGTCGAGAAGTGACGCTGTCGCTGGCAGGCAAGGCTGTGGTGTGGGCGCGCAGCGTGTGTCGGCGCGACAGCCAGCATTGGCTGCCGATACTGGATTGTGGCACCCAGCCCTTAGGGCACCGCTTATTCGATGGCTCATTGCCGATCCGCCGCAGTGCTTTTGAGTATGCCTTGGTGCCAGTGGCGCACCCCATGCTGCCCGAGGCATTGGCTGCGGGCTTATCTGGGGTGGAGATGGGGGCTAGACGCTCCACGTTTTGGTGGGAGGGTGAGGCCTTATTATTAACAGAATGTTTTTTACCAGCGATTGAAGAGTATTTATGA
- a CDS encoding histidine phosphatase family protein, with amino-acid sequence MEIILWRHAQAHEEAPDEARRLTELGHEQAQRMANWLKQRLAPTHQVWTSEARRTQQTAAYLSPAALPMRALNPEARYQDILHLISRQPLDASLVLVGHQPWLGHLCHCLLNRTDTSVQLYPVSKGVMWWFQIDATEPQLRSRLKAMMPPDLA; translated from the coding sequence GTGGAGATTATTTTATGGCGGCACGCCCAAGCCCACGAAGAAGCCCCTGACGAGGCAAGGCGGCTAACCGAGCTTGGTCATGAGCAAGCCCAACGCATGGCCAACTGGCTCAAACAGCGACTGGCCCCGACGCATCAAGTATGGACGTCCGAAGCGCGCCGCACTCAGCAAACGGCAGCCTACTTAAGTCCAGCGGCGCTACCGATGCGCGCCCTCAATCCAGAAGCGCGCTACCAAGACATCCTACACCTCATCAGTAGACAACCCCTGGACGCCAGCTTAGTGCTGGTTGGCCATCAGCCGTGGCTGGGCCATCTATGTCACTGCCTGCTCAACCGCACCGACACCAGCGTGCAACTTTACCCTGTCAGTAAAGGTGTGATGTGGTGGTTTCAGATTGACGCCACGGAACCTCAGCTGCGTAGCCGCCTCAAAGCCATGATGCCACCTGATTTGGCATAA